In Flavobacterium sp. N1736, the following are encoded in one genomic region:
- the nrfD gene encoding NrfD/PsrC family molybdoenzyme membrane anchor subunit, with the protein MSSHYEAPIRKPLVIGDKSYHDVTVDVAAPVEGPANKHWWIVFSIALIAFLWGLGCIIYTVSTGIGTWGLNKTVGWAWDITNFVWWVGIGHAGTLISAVLLLFRQRWRMAINRSAEAMTIFSVVQAGLFPIIHMGRPWLAYWVLPIPNQFGSLWVNFNSPLLWDVFAISTYLSVSLVFWWTGLLPDFAMLRDRAVTPFTKRVYSILSFGWSGRAKDWQRFEEVSLVLAGLATPLVLSVHTIVSMDFATSVIPGWHTTIFPPYFVAGAVFSGFAMVNTLLIVMRKVSNLEAYITLQHIELMNIIIMITGSIVGVAYITELFVAWYSGVEYEQYAFLNRATGPYWWAYWSMMTCNVFSPQFMWFKKLRTSIMFSFIISIVVNIGMWFERFVIIVTSLHRDYLPSSWTMFSPTFVDIGIFIGTIGFFFVLFLLYSRTFPVIAQAEVKTILKGTGDNYIRERANKDSHHE; encoded by the coding sequence ATGTCGTCTCACTACGAAGCACCCATTAGAAAACCTTTAGTTATAGGTGATAAATCTTATCACGATGTAACTGTAGATGTAGCTGCACCTGTTGAAGGTCCTGCAAACAAACATTGGTGGATTGTATTTTCAATCGCATTAATAGCCTTCCTTTGGGGGTTAGGTTGTATAATTTACACCGTATCTACCGGTATTGGAACATGGGGATTAAATAAAACAGTTGGTTGGGCTTGGGATATCACGAACTTCGTTTGGTGGGTTGGTATTGGTCACGCTGGAACATTAATTTCTGCGGTATTATTACTTTTCCGTCAACGTTGGAGAATGGCTATTAACCGTTCTGCAGAAGCAATGACTATCTTCTCAGTAGTACAAGCAGGTTTATTTCCAATTATTCACATGGGACGTCCATGGTTAGCATACTGGGTTTTACCTATTCCAAATCAATTTGGATCTTTATGGGTAAACTTTAACTCACCATTGCTTTGGGACGTGTTCGCAATTTCGACGTATCTTTCGGTGTCATTAGTTTTCTGGTGGACTGGTTTATTGCCTGACTTTGCAATGCTACGTGACAGAGCGGTAACTCCTTTTACAAAAAGAGTATATTCTATCCTAAGTTTCGGATGGAGCGGAAGAGCTAAAGATTGGCAGCGTTTTGAAGAAGTATCATTAGTATTGGCTGGTTTAGCTACTCCTCTTGTACTTTCTGTACACACGATTGTATCGATGGACTTTGCTACTTCTGTAATCCCTGGATGGCATACAACAATTTTCCCTCCGTACTTCGTTGCCGGAGCGGTTTTCTCTGGATTTGCAATGGTAAACACCTTGCTGATCGTTATGAGAAAAGTTTCTAATCTTGAAGCATATATCACATTACAACATATCGAATTAATGAATATCATTATTATGATTACAGGTTCGATTGTTGGTGTAGCTTATATTACTGAGTTATTTGTAGCTTGGTATTCAGGAGTAGAATATGAGCAATATGCTTTCTTAAACAGAGCTACCGGACCTTACTGGTGGGCATATTGGTCGATGATGACTTGTAACGTTTTCTCTCCACAATTTATGTGGTTCAAGAAATTAAGAACAAGTATCATGTTCTCATTTATTATTTCGATTGTTGTAAACATCGGAATGTGGTTTGAAAGATTCGTAATTATTGTTACTTCTTTACATAGAGATTACCTTCCATCTTCTTGGACAATGTTTTCACCAACATTTGTTGATATTGGAATTTTCATCGGAACGATTGGTTTCTTCTTTGTATTGTTTTTATTATACTCTAGAACATTCCCTGTAATTGCTCAGGCAGAGGTTAAAACAATTTTGAAAGGAACAGGAGATAATTACATTAGAGAAAGAGCAAATAAAGATTCACATCATGAGTAA
- a CDS encoding DUF3341 domain-containing protein: protein MSNKVIYAIYNDDDILMDAVKKTRAAHHHIEEVFTPFPVHGLDKAMGLAPTRLAICSFLYGCVGLSFATFMMSYIMIHDWPQDIGGKPSFSFIQNMPSFVPIMFELTVFFAAHLMVITFYMRSRLWPFKQAENPDVRTTDDHFLMEVAVNNNEAELVSFFEGTGAVEVKVIEKN from the coding sequence ATGAGTAATAAAGTAATATACGCCATTTATAATGACGATGATATTTTGATGGATGCAGTAAAGAAAACCAGAGCTGCTCATCATCATATTGAAGAAGTTTTTACTCCATTCCCAGTTCACGGGTTGGATAAAGCTATGGGTTTAGCACCAACAAGATTAGCAATTTGTTCTTTCTTATATGGATGTGTTGGTCTTTCTTTTGCAACATTCATGATGAGTTATATTATGATTCATGACTGGCCACAGGATATTGGTGGTAAACCAAGTTTCAGTTTCATTCAGAATATGCCATCTTTTGTGCCGATTATGTTTGAGTTGACTGTATTTTTTGCTGCCCACTTAATGGTTATTACTTTTTATATGAGAAGTAGATTATGGCCATTTAAACAAGCTGAGAATCCTGATGTAAGAACAACAGATGACCATTTTTTAATGGAAGTTGCCGTAAATAATAACGAAGCAGAACTAGTTTCTTTTTTCGAAGGTACAGGAGCTGTTGAAGTTAAAGTAATTGAAAAGAATTAA
- a CDS encoding c-type cytochrome codes for MKRIYKITLLVGITILVSSCHNNSAPNYQYFPNMYESVGYETYSEAKIFKGGKEGQLPVAGTINRGFEPYEYENSTAGYELAKANLKSPLDSIERNSGKGKELFEIYCISCHGAAGNGKGKLVEREKFLGVPSYKDREITEGSIFHVETYGLNAMGSHANQLSAHERWLVADYVLKLKSQL; via the coding sequence ATGAAAAGGATATATAAAATAACACTTTTAGTTGGTATAACTATTTTAGTTTCATCTTGCCACAATAATTCGGCACCAAACTATCAGTATTTCCCTAATATGTATGAGTCTGTAGGTTATGAAACTTATTCAGAAGCAAAAATATTTAAAGGAGGAAAAGAAGGACAGCTTCCTGTTGCAGGAACGATTAATAGAGGTTTTGAGCCTTATGAATATGAAAATTCAACTGCAGGTTATGAATTGGCAAAAGCTAATTTAAAATCTCCTTTGGATTCTATCGAAAGAAATTCCGGAAAAGGAAAAGAACTTTTCGAGATTTATTGTATCAGTTGTCATGGTGCAGCTGGAAACGGTAAAGGTAAATTGGTTGAAAGAGAAAAATTTCTTGGAGTACCTAGCTATAAAGACAGAGAAATCACTGAAGGAAGTATCTTTCACGTTGAAACTTATGGTTTAAATGCAATGGGTTCACATGCAAATCAATTAAGTGCCCACGAACGTTGGTTAGTTGCTGACTATGTTCTAAAACTAAAAAGCCAATTATAA